The following proteins come from a genomic window of Daphnia carinata strain CSIRO-1 chromosome 6, CSIRO_AGI_Dcar_HiC_V3, whole genome shotgun sequence:
- the LOC130699530 gene encoding cytoplasmic dynein 1 light intermediate chain 2-like, which translates to MATASDRSRTAAQMKEEKKDGNEKENIWASVLSEVQLKGTNKLSPNQQVVVIGDRESGKTTLVAKLQGNVDPKKGSGLEYAYIDVRDEYRDDHTHLAVWLLDGDASHAHLLRYALTEETYSSTLLMLTVSMTTPWAMLDQLHEWASLLQDHIDKLPFSAEAIREYQHKYVRRWQEYVEPGDELETAQLRRTSRHVDGEEEGMDHLLPLPEGVLTRNLGLDIVVVVTKTDYMATLEKDLDYKEEHFDFIQQHLRKFCLQYGAALFYTSVKEDKNCDLLYKYLVHRIYGLVFPTPALVVEKDAVFIPAGWDNDKKIAILYENLQSMKPDDDYSDVINRPTTRKPAPREAELHAEDEQNFLSRLLQQLQQQQPAPVGISGAVNGSTASPTPAGTGVNSPSAGTPIRGVQVQKPVDRRSSSSAIPNQMDPIKTGITGTSEGVLANFFNSLLKKSSSTAPPAGMLQTGDRVSVSNSGAPASGNEGSPVPGSPDKLNLVSRPGEVAAELDRLAQSASSRLNPIPPVPVSTNVDNSSSEC; encoded by the exons ATGGCTACTGCGAGTGATCGCAGCAGGACGGCCGCTCAAatgaaggaagagaaaaaagatggGAACGAAAAGGAGAATATTTG GGCTTCTGTTTTGAGTGAAGTGCAGCTCAAGGGAACCAACAAATTATCTCCAAATCAGCAAGTAGTTGTCATTG GTGATAGAGAATCAGGCAAAACCACACTTGTTGCAAAGTTGCAGGGCAATGTTGATCCCAAAAAAGGGTCTGGTCTAGAATATGCATACATTGACGTCAGAGATGAGTACCGAGATG ATCACACCCATTTGGCTGTTTGGCTGCTGGACGGCGATGCGAGCCATGCTCACCTGCTTCGTTATGCGTTAACAGAGGAAACCTATTCCTCGACCCTATTGATGTTGACAGTTTCGATGACGACTCCATGGGCGATGCTAGATCAGTTACATGAATGGGCGTCCCTGTTACAAGACCACATAGACAAGCTCCCCTTTTCGGCCGAAGCCATCAGGGAATACCAGCACAAAT ATGTCCGACGATGGCAGGAATACGTGGAACCGGGCGACGAATTAGAAACGGCTCAGCTGCGACGGACATCTAGACATGTAGATGGAGAAGAGGAAGGCATGGATCACCTGCTTCCCCTTCCCGAAGGAGTCCTTACGCGCAATCTCGGCCTGGATATTGTCGTTGTTGTCACAAAG acGGACTATATGGCGACTCTAGAGAAAGATCTGGACTACAAAGAGGAGCATTTCGACTTTATCCAACAACACTTGCGCAAGTTTTGCTTGCAATATGGCGCTGCGCTGTTTTATACGTCAGTGAAGGAGGATAAGAACTGCGATTTGCTCTACAAATACCTCGTGCACAGAATATATGGATTAGTGTTCCCAACTCCTGCCTTGGTAGTTGAAAAGGACGCAGTTTTCAT tcCTGCCGGATGGGATAACGATAAGAAAATTGCAATCCTCTATGAGAATCTGCAGTCCATGAAGCCGGATGATGACTATTCGGATGTCATCAATCGGCCTACAACACGTAAACCGGCCCCCCGCGAGGCTGAGCTTCATGCCGAAGATGAACAGAACTTTCTTTCTCGTCTGTTGCAACAactgcagcagcaacagccaGCTCCTGTTGGCATCTCCGGTGCAGTCAACGGTTCAACAGCTTCGCCTACACCAGCTGGAACAGGTGTCAATTCCCCTTCTGCTGGAACCCCTATCCGAGGGGTTCAAGTCCAAAAGCCTGTTGATCGTCGTAGTTCCTCTTCGGCCATTCCTAATCAA ATGGATCCCATAAAGACTGGAATCACTGGCACATCCGAAGGTGTATTGGCCAACTTCTTCAATTCGCTGTTGAAGAAGTCATCGTCAACAGCCCCACCGGCTGGCATGCTTCAAACTGGAG ATCGAGTCAGCGTGTCCAATTCTGGCGCTCCTGCTTCGGGAAATGAAGGTTCTCCCGTTCCCGGCTCTCCGGACAAACTGAATTTGGTGAGTCGGCCGGGAGAAGTGGCCGCCGAGCTTGACCGGTTGGCTCAGTCTGCCTCTTCCAGGCTCAATCCAATACCACCAGTGCCCGTCTCGACCAATGTGGATAACTCCTCATCCGAATGCTGA
- the LOC130699538 gene encoding C-type lectin 37Db-like, giving the protein MLKLFIVCLALASLGYSAPRDEKCLNCVEEPSKSSFLTAHWTMPLSKLGERRYYLGTFFKANWYKSAKFCNYHGMQLASIESQLENDQLEKHIKEFGFGNEHFWTAGTDQGEEGSFFWMSTGRPVTFTNWNAGEPNNFRYENGEEEHCLELWNRDGKGMKWNDSPCSFETYFVCEAPM; this is encoded by the exons ATGCTGAAATTATTCATTGTGTGTTTAGCTCTCGCTTCTCTCGGCTATTCGGCGCCTAGGGATGAGA AATGTTTGAATTGCGTGGAAGAGCCGTCAAAGAGCAGTTTCCTGACGGCCCACTGGACGATGCCTCTGAGTAAGCTGGGCGAGAGAAGATACTACCTTGGCACGTTTTTCAAG GCCAATTGGTACAAGTCAGCCAAATTCTGCAATTACCACGGAATGCAGTTGGCCAGCATTGAAAGCCAACTCGAAAATGATCAACTAGAGAAGCACATCAAAGAATTCG GTTTCGGAAACGAACACTTTTGGACGGCCGGGACCGACCAAGGCGAAGAAGGCAGCTTCTTCTGGATGTCGACTGGACGGCCGGTCACTTTTACCAATTGGAACGCTGGAGAACCG aacAATTTCCGCTACGAAAATGGCGAAGAGGAACATTGTCTGGAACTGTGGAACCGCGACGGCAAGGGCATGAAATGGAACGACAGCCCGTGCTCCTTCGAAACCTATTTCGTCTGCGAAGCACCGATGTAG
- the LOC130699533 gene encoding LOW QUALITY PROTEIN: neuropeptide F receptor-like (The sequence of the model RefSeq protein was modified relative to this genomic sequence to represent the inferred CDS: deleted 1 base in 1 codon): MEPEDCDQTDNYNNNITQNDHFPTPEARIDLEMMEWLSRLQNNRRLPDSVFYPLLFAYAIMIMFGVLANGLIITLVLRQRSRHQLRHLLMINLSVSDLLLCLVTMPLTFMELVCFSWPLGNYPLLCKLAGSMEGVSVYCSTLTIASIAMDRYHLIVFPVRREGPIGYWTVSCLLLGIWTGSLLLACPLFLFRSLKHLPLNEELLGIPSIEFCVEEWPDSSPAALIYSLASTLFQFLIPAIIIVFAHASICARLRRRFQGTSRRAGAHRPKTHHLLSAIALTFALCWIPLNLFNILDAFFFVLSDDQQLKLTVYAVCHLAGMSSACLNPVFYGWLNHNLRSELVRLFPQLVRYTKTASNTNTTANNNTTIQAQLTLADAISYV, encoded by the exons atggaacctGAGGATTGTGACCAAACGGATAATTACAATAATAACATAACCCAAAATGATCATTTTCCAACACCAGAAGCGCGAATCGACCTGGAAATGATGGAGTGGTTATCTCGACTTCAAAATAATCGAAGGCTACCCGATTCCGTTTTCTATCCGCTTTTATTCGCGTACGCCATTATGATCATGTTCGGCGTGCTGGCCAATGGCTTAATTATCACATTGGTACTGCGCCAACGTTCCAG GCACCAGTTGCGTCACCTGTTGATGATTAATTTGTCCGTTTCGGATTTGTTGCTGTGTCTGGTGACGATGCCTCTGACGTTCATGGAGTTGGTCTGCTTCAGTTGGCCGCTGGGAAATTATCCGTTGCTTTGCAAGTTGGCCGGCTCGATGGAAGGCGTTTCGGTCTACTGTTCGACGTTGACGATCGCCAGCATCGCCATGGATCGCTACCATCTGATCGTGTTTCCCGTCCGCAGAGAAGGTCCCATTGGATACTGGACTGTTTCGTGTCTCCTGCTGGGCATCTGGACAGGAAGTCTACTCTTGGCCTGTCCCCTCTTTCTCTTCCGCTCGTTGAAGCACTTGCCTTTAAATGAGGAATTGCTGGGCATCCCTTCCATCGAGTTCTGCGTCGAAGAATGGCCCGATTCATCGCCGGCCGCTCTGATTTACTCACTGGCCAGCACGTTGTTCCAGTTCCTCATTCCGGCCATT ATCATCGTGTTCGCTCACGCGTCCATTTGCGCCCGTCTTCGACGCAGATTTCAAGGTACCAGTCGTCGTGCGGGAGCGCACAGACCTAAAACGCATCACTTACTCTCGGCCATCGCTTTGACGTTCGCCCTGTGCTGGATCCCGCTAAATTTGTTTAACATCCTGGAcgcttttttcttcgttctgtCCGATGACCAGCAATTGAAATTGACTGTCTACGCCGTCTGCCACTTGGCCGGCATGAGTTCAGCGTGTCTCAATCCGGTTTTCTACGGTTGGCTGAATCACAATCTGCGATCAGAACTCGTCCGACTGTTCCCGCAGCTCGTACGCTACACGAAAACGGCCTCCAACACCAATACGACGGCCAACAACAATACGACCATTCAAGCCCAGCTCACCTTGGCCGATGCTATTTCGtacgtttaa
- the LOC130699531 gene encoding uncharacterized protein LOC130699531 translates to MSSVPAGKNQRSSSICLSGSQTFDAMKASVGGNNRESSSGSDSPEVRREVITNNQSSRPVPAGSSKSRQNARRSKSERLQGANKPRVKRRDLALDMDRANSGSLAGGLASNKDQEDPYQSFLRKVPSVGAGLMNDSFNDTPDGSPRGLRSIRQSAGTAKPPLGAGSNAPAISTPDLSPSLIRRATVNPRTGGGSRSQLANRNSPQVGRPGCNSAKDQPLNKRATSVRVHGASSSSSAFHVANSSLRRSTFLDVPDSPSNDDDNAASNVDEDSYRLRSFDLTRKGVVNRGDSFRRRRSRSNSLAPGTVQHDSTGDVTKNYRAAPGNGSSGGMSTGENVQAIGTDQRSSHQQQHHHHHHSDVRTYRVAIIGAHGVGKSALVGQFMSSECINAYDRVRNDDSDSESVFVMLNGEESELVFTYCSNIKVEMNRNELPDAFVMMYSVIDKTSFKTTEDELARLQNWDALRSRALILVGNKIDLVRSRAVSTQDGKCLACAYRAKFMEISVVINHNVDELLVGILTQIRLKEELQKEIAEGLVDPSADGANGQGSTNSWIRNKGLVRASMKAKQMFTWLFGKDDDQLANCENFQVL, encoded by the exons ATGTCATCGGTTCCCGCAGGCAAAAATCAGCGTTCGTCGTCAATTTGCCTGTCCGGCAGTCAGACATTTGACGCGATGAAAGCCAGTGTCGGTGGTAATAATCGAGAAAGTTCGTCCGGATCGGATTCGCCCGAAGTCCGTCGAGAAGTGATAACCAACAACCAGAGCAGCAGACCGGTTCCGGCTGGCAGCAGCAAATCCCGCCAGAATGCCCGTCGCTCCAAAAGCGAACGGCTTCAAGGAGCTAACAAGCCGAGGGTGAAACGACGGGATCTAGCGCTGGACATGGATCGAGCCAATAGCGGAAGTTTGGCCGGCGGATTGGCCAGCAACAAAGATCAAGAAGATCCGTACCAATCTTTTCTCCGAAAAGTGCCCAGCGTCGGAGCGGGATTGATGAACGATTCGTTTAACGACACCCCAGACGGATCGCCTCGAGGACTGCGATCCATTCGCCAGTCGGCGGGCACAGCGAAGCCGCCACTCGGAGCTGGTAGCAACGCACCGGCCATTTCCACACCGGATTTATCACCATCTCTAATTAGACGGGCTACAGTCAATCCGCGGACGGGTGGCGGCAGCCGGTCACAATTGGCCAATCGTAATTCTCCGCAAGTTGGCCGGCCTGGATGCAACAGTGCGAAAGATCAGCCGCTCAATAAACGCGCCACTTCCGTCCGCGTTCACGGAGCCAGCAGCTCCAGCTCGGCGTTTCACGTAGCCAATTCATCGCTGCGTCGATCCACCTTCCTCGACGTGCCCGACAGTCCCAGCAATGATGACGACAACGCCGCCAGCAACGTGGACGAAGATTCTTACAGACTCCGTTCGTTCGATTTAACTCGCAAAG GTGTTGTGAATCGAGGAGATTCGTTCAGACGCCGTCGTTCACGCAGCAATAGTTTGGCTCCCGGCACGGTGCAACATGATTCAACCGGTGACGTGACAAAAAATTATCGCGCAGCTCCTGGTAACGGATCGAGTGGGGGTATGTCAACGGGCGAAAATGTACAAGCTATTGGAACGGACCAACGGTCATCGCATCAGCAAcagcatcatcatcaccatcataGCGACGTCAGGACTTATCGTGTTGCCATCATAGGAGCTCACGGAGTGGGCAAATCCGCCTTGGTCGGCCAGTTCATGTCGTCCGAGTGCATCAACGCCTACGACCGAGTCAGGAACG ATGACAGTGATTCAGAGTCTGTTTTTGTCATGCTCAACGGGGAGGAGTCTGAACTTGTCTTCACCTACTGCAGCAACATCAAG GTTGAGATGAATCGAAACGAACTTCCCGATGCTTTTGTCATGATGTACAGCGTCATTGACAAGACCAGTTTCAAAACAACCGAAGATGAATTGGCCCGCTTACAAAACTGGGATGCCCTACGTTCCCGAGCACTTATACTTGTCGGGAATAAAATTGACCTCGTTCGCAGTCGTGCCGTCTCAACACAAG ATGGAAAATGTCTTGCCTGCGCCTACCGAGCCAAGTTCATGGAAATATCCGTAGTGATAAATCATAACGTGGATGAACTACTGGTTGGAATCCTGACACAGATCCGCTTGAAGGAGGAGCTACAAAAAGAGATAGCGGAAGGGCTTGTCGATCCGTCTGCCGATGGTGCCAACGGTCAGGGCTCTACCAACTCTTGGATACGAAACAAGGGCCTAGTACGAGCCAGCATGAAAGCCAAGCAGATGTTCACGTGGCTGTTTGGCAAAGATGACGATCAGCTCGCCAATTGTGAAAACTTCCAAGTCCTCTGA
- the LOC130699529 gene encoding F-box only protein 47-like — translation MAMEQSQNEAKRETATSTLKLLDVFPRDKVIVFKVSVIFTIDLRITNEMHDENGNDYDGSFVIPTSILSGTGRSLKRSKSINNSRNPWIDLSPAPCPEEISSSHESSLPICLRRSSQSAALSPCGSFEELPTELIYNILKYLPWTSIGHLGQTSKDMRNILIRWTGTSRMQYRLMQTILRTRLTSSQKTWNGKLSLPSELHTECQRTGVLLKLLTCLFPTPQRLGLYYQLTTEVKRGIVERSPDYEPHLIAASAGVILHSLISGWDKRECTKVYSLLCQWNNIGSTLADYMKNPISTNANVERSLRIYLRSLFLDFAAPCDRSMWIGIVFDCPELTDPQDLAKLLLLLYAPLQPSGAIIWDFFEEDMEFAAYTEQYKMLAETLAGIITPARKYYSPQEVVDVIQSLTGLPTLWPTRSAAAFLLCLHCVDSKPVITYFKHLSSNEHRGMAIEVLSNIFYIASEFISAEPLGNSGISYRSVLNLIRNAINCGWSHDDRQAIVQEMWNEIRELCVNLLDDAVLIGNAEELHNLMETWKEISIQLTF, via the exons ATGGCTATGGAACAATCCCAGAATGAAGCAAAACGAGAGACTGCGACTTCCACACTAAAACTTCTCGACGTGTTTCCACGAGACAAAGTCATTGTCTTTAAAGTTTCTGTGATTTTTACAATAGACCTTAGAATCACTAACGAAATGCATGATGAAAATGGTAACGATTATGACGGCTCATTTGTGATACCGACAAGTATTTTATCGGGTACAGGACGCTCGCTGAAACGATCTAAAAGTATTAACAACTCACGTAATCCCTGGATCGACTTGTCTCCAGCACCGTGTCCTGA aGAGATCAGTAGTAGCCACGAATCTTCGCTACCTATTTGTTTGAGACGATCGTCTCAGTCGGCAGCACTAAGTCCTTGCGGCAGCTTTGAAGAATTGCCAACAGAATTAATCTACAACATCCTAAAATATCTGCCTT GGACAAGCATTGGGCACCTCGGCCAAACATCCAAAGATATGCGAAACATCCTCATACGTTGGACTGGGACTTCTCGAATGCAATATCGCCTAATGCAAACGATTTTACGTACTAGGCTAACTTCATCACAAAAAACATGGAACGGAAAGCTCTCTTTGCCAAGTGAACTTCATACCGAATGTCAACGGACGGGCGTACTTCTCAAATTGTTGACCTGCCTCTTTCCCACCCCTCAAAGATTGGGACTTTACTACCAGTTAACTACCGAG GTAAAGCGTGGAATTGTGGAGCGGTCTCCGGATTACGAGCCACATTTAATCGCAGCAAGTGCTGGAGTAATCCTCCATTCACTGATATCTGGTTGGGATAAACGCGAGTGTACGAAGGTCTACTCTCTTTTATGCCAATGGAACAATATTGGCTCAACG ctgGCCGACTACATGAAAAATCCTATTTCTACAAACGCAAACGTTGAAAGAAGTCTGCGAATATATCTGCGTTCACTTTTCTTGGATTTCGCTGCACCCTGTGACAGGTCAATGTGGATAGGAATCGTCTTTGATTGCCCAGAATTGACGGATCCCCAGGATTTAGCTAAGCTACTTCTTCTACTGTATGCGCCTCTCCAACCTAGCG GTGCCATAATATGGGATTTTTTCGAGGAGGACATGGAGTTTGCGGCTTACACAGAACAGTATAAGATGTTGGCTGAAACTTTAGCTGGTATTATTACACCAGCTCGAAAATATTATTCACCCCAGGAAGTGGTGGATGTAATCCAATCCCTGACAG GGTTACCGACCTTATGGCCAACTCGATCAGCGGCGGCCTTTTTGCTGTGTCTTCACTGTGTTGACAGCAAACCTGTCATAACATACTTTAAGCACCTGTCATCCAACGAACATAGGGGAATGGCAATTGAAGTCCTGTCAAACATCTTCTATATTGCATCAGAATTTATCTCAGCCGAACCTTTG ggaaaTTCAGGAATTAGTTATCGATCTGTGCTAAACCTTATTCGTAATGCAATTAATTGTGGTTGGAGCCATGATGACAGACAAGCGATAGTACAAGAGATGTGGAATGAAATCAGAGAGCTGTGTGTCAACTTATTGGATGATGCTGTCCTGATAG GAAATGCTGAAGAATTACATAACCTGATGGAAACATGGAAGGAGATCAGTATACAACTTACCTTTTAA
- the LOC130699543 gene encoding uncharacterized protein LOC130699543, producing MMPAHLFKLAILFLGFIGYLTGTKQSSRDLQSITHNHRDKCSIYLNAKAPILIAAFITIPISVALPALRGRSARSQTEHNVTEVPYSYDDPLYVAQLQKIDMYMDYMEIRDDMCRQRFICEVASLPDTYSPLYGIFKSSSRNTDLEVKKSYFSRFFRYYNALMEGKKSAAQQSANPAAICHQLFGECPNDINETINMDVLHIMQFMTQKFRIEFADTTA from the exons ATGATGCCAGCTCACTTGTTCAAGTTGGCAATACTATTCCTTGGTTTCATTGGATACCTTACGGGAACAAAGCAATCTTCAAGGGACCTGCAATCGATTACCCACAATCACAGAGACAAATGCAGTATCTACCTAAATGCCAAAGCCCCAATTCTAATTg CGGCATTTATCACGATTCCCATTTCGGTGGCTCTTCCAGCCTTGAGAGGCCGTAGCGCTCGATCGCAAACCGAGCACAACGTGACTGAAGTGCCTTATTCCTACGACGATCCACTTTATGTGGCTCAGCTTCAGAAAATTGACATGTATATGGACTATATGGAG ATTCGCGATGATATGTGTCGTCAGCGTTTCATCTGTGAAGTCGCCTCATTGCCTGACACCTATTCTCCGTTGTATGGCATCTTCAAAAGCAGCTCACGTAA CACGGATTTGGAGGTGAAGAAGTCATATTTCAGTCGTTTCTTTCGCTACTACAATGCGCTGATGGAAGGCAAGAAATCCGCTGCTCAACAGTCTGCGAATCCAGCCGCCATTTGTCATCAGCTTTTCGGTGAATGCCCAAATGACATTAACGAAACGATCAATATGGATGTGTTGCACATCATGCAGTTCATGACGCAAAAATTCCGCATTGAATTCGCTGACACGACGGCctaa